ATGATCTTAGATACTATTATCCGGCGGATTTGGCATACAATCTGCctagaaactaaataaaatagttaAGGATAAAAATTTCTACATATAGATGTGAACAATATCAATAGAAAATATGTTGAATGCATGCACATCCTATAAAAATCTTCTTATTTAACCCTTATCGATATACCACTctgcttattttattttactcataaaaataattaaaagattGTTAgcaaaaaattttttaaaaaatttcagaaagatcaaatccaaaaattatgacaaaaccatttaaaaaaaaagaaaatgtataaaactGAATTATTAAAGAGAAATTGTCTAAACTACCACGTTTCCAATACTACCtttcatgtttacttcaaacatATTTTTACCTTCACTTTTAAAAAGGTAAATAGACACTTATAATTCTAGGAttaattaatctagatttatggtttagatttGAGGGAAATGATTTTGGAATgggggtttaaaattttattaaatatatatataaaaaaattaaattaaaaaaaaaatagttttaagaagatattttggaaatttaaatcaaaaagagaaaattataaaaaaagttctacttggaaaatgtataattcgaaaacagtaaaaaaattatttttttatttattcaaataattatttatatttatatatcgaTAAAGCAAAGGTAGAAAATcttttatctctttaataaagaaagtatttatgaaaatatttgttCAATGAAGGTAAACATGAATTATGATactaaaaaaagtaaaagtgaAATTTTTCcgttattaaaagaaaaatccataaaataaaaccaaactcCTCCAAAACCTTGCACAACTCCAAGACAAATTACTCATTCACTTTTTTCTAACTTATATGAACAAAAAGTTATGAATCTTGACAAATGGTCACTTAGGAACAATCTAAGGTTAGAGGTGAGGTTGACGGCTTTCTACCATTGGTCATGAATATGGAGATCCAGCTACCATCAGATGATATTATAACTGTGGAATTTGAGTACATCAAGATTGAGAAGCATTGCTTCACTTACTTCTCTCTATTCCATGAGGATGAAAACTGCCCAGTTAAACCTCGACATTCTCTTCCCATCAAGGAGCGAAAACTGGGTATTACTCAAAGAATTGCGTTGCAACGCATTGAAGCTGATAACCGGATGATCGTCGGGGGTACCACCGTCCGACAAACTTGCCTCCCCCAATAAACTTGCCTACTCCCACCGCGAAACCTGCGGCTAAACGGAGAATTACGAAGTCTACAGGTACCAAAAAACGTGGCGTTGCTAGAAGCCCGGTCCAAGGTGTCAGCCTAAGGAAGACTTACGTAGCCAGAACAATGAACCCAACCTGTAAGAGATTATCCGTTGACAAGGATCCTGCTTTACCTTGCGATAAGGTCGGTTCATAATACTACAAGAGCTTCACAAAGGACTAGGAGGACGGATTTTCagcctcttcctcctcctcttccttagCTGTGTTGAGTTGGAATTGTCATGGCTTGGGGAGCGTCCTGGCAATTCGACGGTTACGGGAGCTACACAAACGTATTATCCCTGATGTAACCTTTTTGATGGAAGCTAAGAATTCTGATgaatttgtgaagaagaagaccaAGGATTTCCGATTCCCCAACTACTTCTCGGTGCCCCCGGTGGGGCTCAGTGGAGGGTTATCCTTGCTGTGGAAAAAAGGAGTGGATCTAACCATTTTGGAAGCACTACCCAACCTAATCGATACAACGATCACCTTCAAAGGAGTGACATCGTTTGTTACCTTTGTATATGGGGCGCCTGCTGCGGAAAACAGAGCAGCTTTCTGGGCCAAGCTTAATGAGGTTGGAGCTGGCCGGGATACATCATGGCTGATTACAGGGGATTTTAATGATATTCTTGACAACTCCGAGAAAGTGGGCGGACCGGCTCGCTGGGAGGGTTCATTCACATCTTTTAGATCGTTTGTCTCTCAGCACGGTCTCTGGAATCTCACCCACTCGGGCAATCATCTATCTTGGATAGGGAATAGGTACACTCACTTCATTCGGTCCAGACTCGACCGATCTCTCACCAATTGTCCTAGAGCGAGCAGTTTTCGATGGGAAGATGTCGATATCTTCGTTTTGAGGGCTCCGACCATCGCCCTTTGGTCACCTATTTCAACGCCTCAACGCCAAAGAGGAGAGGAATTTTTCGCATTGATAGAGCACTAACAGAGAATGATGAGATTGAAACGCTAGTCGATGCTGCCTGGAATCACGATCCGTTGGAATCAGTCATTGGCAAGCTCAATGCGTGTCGCCGCGGCATCATCAGGTGGGCGCGGGAACATAATCTTAAGCACATTCTGATCATCAACCAGACTCAGGAATCTCTAGAGAAGGCTCTCTCAGCTACCATCCTAGACCCCGTGTTAATCACCTCGCTGTCAAATACCTTGAGGGATGCATATAAAGAGGaagaactcttctgggttcaaCGGAGTAGGATTCTCTGGTTGAAATGTGGGGATCGTAACTTCTTCCACGCTATCTCCCGGCAGAGAAGAATGATTAATAACCTATCTGTGATTGAAGATTACGAAGGTAAGGAGGTGTATGAGGAACCGCAGATAGTCACAGTTATATCAGACTACGTCAGAGATATTTTCAACTCGGTTGGTGATGGGGACTTCTCGGACATTCAGAACATCCTGTCCCCAAGAGTCACCGACGAGATGAACATGTCCTTTACGGCACTGCCAAGTGAGTCAGAGATCTATTATGCGGTTATGTCGATCAATGGAGGGAAGGCCCCAGGCCCCGACAGATTCTCCTCCAAATTCTATCAAGCGTATTGGCACATCATCAAAGCGGATGTAGTTAGAGATATCAGACAATTCTTCTCCTCAGGATATTTGCACCCGCAACAGAATGTAACGCACATCCGACTTATCCCAAAAGGAATAGGACCGAGACGGGTTTCCGACTACAGACCCATTGCCCTCTGCAACACGCACTATAAGATCATCGGAAAGATCCTGTCTCATCGGCTCAAGCCTCTCCTACCGGACCTGATCTCGGTTTCCCAGTCAGCCTTCGTCTCCGGCAGGGCCATTGGCGACAATGTGTTGATCACACATGAGACGTTGCACTATCTAAGGACTTTGGAAGCAAGAAGTATTGCTCAATGGCCATTAAAACAGACATGAGCAAGGCGTACGATCGTATGGAATGGGCGTTTGTGAGAGCAGTGTTAACACAACTTGGATTTGCCCAACAGTGGGTCGACTGGGTAATGAGCTGCATCGAGTCTGTCTCGTACACATTCCTCGTTAATGGGACTCCCCAAGGAGCAGTCAAGCTGTCACATGGAATACGTCAGGGAGACCCGctgtgtaacacccccgaaccgttttAGTCATCGGTCAGTCAGCCgggaaacaatcaaacaagaacatgcccgaATGACCTTCCTCTGCCAAGTCCGGAAGTGTTACGACGGGTTGAGAATAGACTTTTcaagtcacaaaacataattctgtaacccagaatatccattcaaaactcgtttcctctaatcttcggcctgaggctttgcaacccgtaccgaaTCATAGAGTTGTGTTAGGTTGGACTAACCTAATATAAGATTCAACATGTCACGAATATAAACatactttatttcatatatatataacacgaagttcacaagcccaaaatattatacatagggtCCATGGACGCAGCcgaaaataaaacatacattcatatatcttgaaaacgagtctttagccaaagatgtccaatctacaccagctcctacagttccgcgagggctatggtcctttctactggtcacctgcaaaaggatgtgagaagtgagtgaactagtttcactcAGTGAGCCAGGATTCCCTATCTAGCATATACAACTACCCGTCATTCTAAACCCCACCCCAAACACAAGCAAGACGGGTAGTTCATTCAAGATCATAAAACATGACcgatttaaataataaaccattaaaccataataaatcaaacactCTTTATGAGTGTCATATCAATCAACCATAAATATATACTCCTAGGGCCCAACAAAATCATTCTTCTTCCACATAAGGGACACCGgcaatcccttcactattacaccacacaggcgTGGGTGCTCGGGAATCGCCTGGTCACGGTCCTCAATCGGAATTGCCGTGCCCCGGTCCTCTATCGGACTCGCCGGGGGCTGTCACATCCACGTGTGACACtcagccttggtgatcaagccaagttAAACCGAGCCCACCACTTTCCGGACCACGACAGGCTTAGTGGAAccatttgaggaagcaatgacTTGCAAACTACTAATAGAACCACCACGAGGTTCTCACACAACAGTACCAACACGAGGTACACActataacaacatataataatcacacaatcacaataatccgggtgcttagactagtcttgGTATCCACTTAGCCCAGACATCGTCTCAAGCCTCGGATCGACAAACTGACACCTAGACCGGTCCGGCTATCCTAGCCCGGAAGCCGTCTCCGATGTCAGGAACCTGCAAGAAAAATTTGTTAACAAACAATTAATCGTGACTCACAGTGGTTAAGCGATGTGGCTCGACTCTTTGATTCCGGATGTTGACCAAACCCTTTTATCCCCTCCAAATCTTCCCAAAATCCAACCTCATTGTCTTGAATGAACTGGTCTGGACTGATCAGAACTCAGAAAGAACCTTCTTTCACTTCTGGACGTCTTTCGGAACTTCCCGGCAGTTTATCGATTTTCGGAAATGTCTATACTTTTAAAGCACctcacttctttctctctctctctctctctaagccaCGTTTTGGAGTGTCCTGGTGTGTCTGAATGAGTAAAAGTGAACCAGGGTAGCTgggtatatatagaagttgccgGCCAATAAGAATGAGCCACCCGATCGCCTGTGTGTCGTCCTGCATGCTTCCGGTCGCATGTGTGGCGACACATTGGCGTCCACATGCCCTGCTGCATGATCTCTAGCCATTCAAGAAGACACCTCCACGTACACTTGCCCTTCAGCATGTCTGGTGTTCATGCATCGCGACACACGGGCATCTGCATGTCGTTTCGCATGCGCAGATTGCATGTactgcgacacctcgtgcttctgtgTGTCGAGCTGCATGGAACTACTTCTTGCACATCTACACATCCTtcttgtgttgacactcagcaggttaaatggttgacaccacgtcctgatcccttagatcaagccacctcgagcttctcggtcgattTGTGCGATTTTGGTTCctctggtgaattttcgtccggcgatcaatcccgaatattttttcGTACTCAATCTGATGAgctacatatttttaataaactccagacTAATTTTAACCTTGAGGATAAATATTTCTCGAGCCTTCGGCTTCCCCGAGAAATTCCATAAAACCgaaattaggtttttttttttaagatggtGTATTCCATCCTCCTCCCCTTAttagaattcgtccccgaattctctAAGGATTCGGTGATCCCCCTTCTTCCATCACTACTTCTTCGTGGAAGAACTCTGGATGCAACGCTTTAAATCTTTATTCATCCTCCTAGGTCACAACTACACGGTTCCGTTTATCCCAGAATACTTGGACTTGAGGAATTTCTCGATTCTTCAATCTTTGTATCCGACGTTCACCTATTCGGATTGGTCCCTCTGGATAAGTGAGGTTTGTTTGCAGGTTTTCGATTTGCTCTGTGTCAATAGCGTTGGGATCATGAACATGTTTCCGCATCATTGATACGTGAAATACCAGATGTATTTGCATCTCCTCAGGTAGGTTGAGGCAGTAAGCAACATCTCTGATTCGTTCTTCAATCTGGTAAGGCCCAATGAATCTAACAGCTAGCTTCCCGACCTTCCTGAATCTCTCCTTTCCTTTCTGAGCTGACACTTTCAGATACACCCAATCACCAATACTGAACACCACTTCTCGCCTTGATTGATCGGCGTACTTCTTTTGTCTATCCAACGCTTTCTTCATATTGCTTTGAATGATCTATAACTTTTTCATCGTCTCTTCTACAATTTCGGGTCcaaactctcttctttctccaacttcgGTCCAGCATAAAGGTGTTTTGCATGGCCTCCCATAAAGCGCCTCATATGGTGCCATACCTATGCTAGAATgaaagctgttgttgtaggagAATTCAACTAATGGTAAATGCTTTTCCCAGCTTCCCGCCCAATCCAATATACACATCCGCATCATATCCTCTATGGTACGAATGGTTCTTTCGGTTTGGCCGTCCGTCTCGGGATGATACGCGGTGCTTATGAATAACTTAGTTCCACTGCTTCTTGTAACGCCTTCCAAAAATTTGAGGTGAATCTAGGATCTCGATCGGAGACAATATCTGTTGgcacaccatgcaacctcacaaTTTGGTCCACATACATCTCTGCCAATACTTCTACCTTATTGGTTTCCTTCATAGGTAACAAGTGTGCCACCTTCGTCAGTCTGTCGACAGTCACCCATATTGCGTTATTTGATCTACCTCGAGCCGGGGGTAACCCagtgatgaaatccatggaTATGGAAGCCAATTTCCACTGAGGTACTGGTAAGCTTTGTAAAAATCCTCCTGGAATCTGATGCTCGACTTCGACTTGTTGACAAGTTTGACATTGAGCCACCCATCGCGCCACTGATTTCTTCATTCCTGGCCAATGGTAATACCTTCGGATATCTCGATACATTTTCGTACTCCTGGGATGGATACTGAGTAACGAGTGATGCGCCGACTTCAAAATCTCATCTCGTAGCCCTTCACCCAGTGGTACTCATATCCTCCCATTAAGTAATAGTGTATCATCTGCCCCCACATGATAGCCACTTTCATTTGGAGCTTCTTGATTTTTAACTTCTGCGATGATCCCTTTTAACTTTTCATCATGTTGTTGCTCCTGTCTGATCCGTGTGAGTAAACCTACCTGGTTTACAGCACGCATGCCTAAAGGCTCACTTGGCTCCCCTTCAATTGCCCATAAAGTCATCAACTTGAGCTCACTTGATAACGCTTCCACTTCCTTTCCAATATCAGATGCCAACTTTCTACGACTTAGTGCATCTGCGACCACATTAGCTTTGCCTGGATGATATTGAATCTTCAGGTCGTAATCcgccacaaactccatccatcgccTTTGTCGGAGGTTCAAATCAGGCTGTGTGAACAAGTACTTGAGACTCTTATGATCTGTGAATACTTCCACGACTTCTCCATATAAGTAAGATCTCCAAATCCTTAACGCAAACACCACTGCCGCCATTTCTAAATCATGTGTTGGGTAGTTCTCTTCATGTTTTCTGAGTTGCCTTGATGCATAAGCAATTACTTTTCCTTCCTTCATCACAGCCTAACCCAACCCTAAAAGCATCTGCGTACACAATGTAAGGTTTACCTTGTTCAGGTAATGCCAATACCTGTGTTGTGGtcaaagctttcttcagtctctgaAATGCTTCATCCGTTTCTTTTCCCCAGATGAATGGAACTCCTTTTCCAGTCAACTTCGTCAAGGGCTTAGCGATCGAAGAAAAGTTCTTGACGAACTTTCGATAATACCCGGTTAACCCGAGGAAACTTCTTACCTCGGTTAACGTTGATGGCCTTTGCCATTCCTCAATGGCTTTCACCTTTTCTGAATCTACAGAACCTCCTTCTCCAGACACACGGTACCCCAAGAACCTGATCTCTCTTTTCCAGAAAGAACACTTGCTGAACTTCGCATACAGCTTCTGGTTTCGTAACCGTTCCAACACTAGCTTCAAGTGTGCTTTGTGCTCGACCTGTGTCttggaatatattaaaatgtcatCGATGAAGATTatcacgaacttgtcgagataATCGTGGAAGACttcattcatcaatctcatgaagGCCGTCGGTGTGTTAGTAAGGCCAAAAGGCATTACTACGAACTCGTATTGTCCATAACGAGTTCTAAACGCAGTCTTCATGACATCACCTTCGGAAATTGGAATCTGATGATTGCCCGACGTCAAGTCGATCTTTGAAAACCAACTTGCTCTCCTtagctgatccaacaactcgtctATCCTCGGAAGAGGATACTTATCTTTGATGGTGATAATGTTGATTCCTCGATAATCAATGCAAAgtcgcatgctaccatccttcttcttgacAAATAAGACCGGAGCTCCCCATGGTGAAGAGCTAGGTCTTATGAAACCTTTCTCCATTAAATCTTGAAGCTGTTTCTTCAACTCTGCTAACTCCGCAGGTGCCATGCGGTAGGGAGCCTTTGCTATCGGCTTCGCTTCAGGTTCCAAGTTAATTGTGAAAGGGTTACTCCGAGGTGGAGGTAACTCTTTCAACGCTGCAAACACATCCTCGAACTCATGTACTACCGCAATATCCGTAATTTCAACTCCATTGCTAGCGGGCCCTTCACTAGCAGTTATTTTTACCAGATACGCTTCTCCATCCTTAAGCAAATCTTCCACTCTCAAGACAGCTACTAAAGACATAGACTTGCTTGGACTGATCCCGTAAAACACTATTTGTCGTTTCCCGTTCTCCTTGAACAAAATACGACCTTTTCCACAATCTAATTGTGCTCGATAGTCTGATAACCAATCCATGCCCAAGATAACTTCATATCCTTTTAAGGGCACCACCAACAAATCTGCCACGAACATCTTCTCGCAAATGACTAACGGAACTCTTCTGAGGCATTCTTTTGCTTGAAGGGTTTGGTCTCGGGAGTCATCACAGCCACATCCATCCTGTCAATCACAAATGAACCCACAAACTCGGCAGCTACCTCAGGGGCCACAAAGCTATGTTTTGCCCCCgagtcgaacaatacatgtgtgggACGCCCTGCAACATGTAAAGTTCCTGCCACAACATCAATATATATCAACAACATAAAAATTATCCAATAGAAATTAACCAATTCATCACAAGCAATCACACAACACAAAATCAATATAGTAAGGTTAAAGAACCCTAAAACCTGTGATGGGACCCTTAGATGGGCCTGGAGGTTTAGTATCCTCTAGTTCTAAAGCGTAAATTCTACCTCTTATAGCTTGCCTTTTTGGCACATGTGCGATTGCAGGTGGAGCTGCAGGAGGATGAACAGTGATTGGTGTAGCTGGGGTAGGACGATTGACGCTGCACTGGGTAGAGATGTGTCCTTTCTTTCCACACGTGTAACATGTAGGATTGTAGGATTTTGACTGAAAGGATCCAGGCTTCTTCCCGAAGCATTCACTTGACTTATGGCCTATCTTGCCACAGTTAAAGCATTTTCCTGTGAACAGAGATCTTCGACTTGGCCCTCCCGATTCCTTTTCCTTATCTTTTCCCTTAAATGATCTTTGATTTCCACCATACTTTCCATCTTGATTCTACTTGGATTTCTTACTTGCCGTCTTCTCAGCTTCCAAtccgatctccacactcacaGCCTTTTCCACTAGCTCGATGAGACTCTCGTAATTCCCGACTACCAGTTTATTTTCTAACTATGGTTTTAGACCAAACATAAAGTTAGATAACAtggtttcttcatcatcttgtTTATTTTCGTCGCAGTCGCATGAACTCAGATTCATATTCTCTAACTGTCTTGTCTCCTTGTACTAGGTTAGCAAACTGACGTTGAAGCCTTCGCTTAGACTCCGGGGTGAAATACTTGCATTCAAATTCTTTTTTGAATGCCGCCCAAGTGGTGACCAGATGTCCTACTTGGCGATCCCTACTCTCCCACCATTATGCCGCGActttttctaagtaatacacCGTCATCTTTTTCTTAGACTCCTCAGAACACGTCAGCGTCTCAAAGTTTTTCTCAATGGTTTGAAGCCACTGGTCGGCTTCAAATGGATCTGTCCCTCCTTCAAAATAGGGTGTCTTCATATTCTTCATCGCAGTTATCAACGGTAACATTGGTGTAGCCACTGTAGGTTGTGGTGGCATGACTGCTAGTGGTTGCACTTGAGGTTGTTGTAGTGACCTCGCTATCACGTCATCAAGCATCTTCAAAGTGTGCTCCATTCCTACTCCTTGTTGTGGTTGATCATGAACTTCTGGTTCAATCGAGTTGTTCCGCCTTATTGGTTTTGGTCCTTGGACACTTGACTCGCTATCATCTGTTTCTGGTCTTCCCCTTACAATACGGTTTGGTGGAAAGTTTTCTTCTGGTAGTAAGTCTTGATCATGTCCAAACAGATTGTTGTTTCTTCCTAGGTTTTCTTCACTGGATCCTTGGTTGGTGTATGCCAGTGTTTGCACCCTTCCCTCGGATTCATATCCCAGTCCTCTTCTTCTTGCGACTCTTTCTGTACCCAGCATCCAATCCTGCCCTCCTTCACTCCTTCCCCTTCTTGCCATATGCAATCCACAAACAGGGAATTCCTATTTAGAATACTAATTAGAGCGGAACTCTACTGGTTTCCTAATACATCTTTTGCGACacatttgactcgataaaacacGAAAAACGCGTGATTGGCCGCATGAtctaaaccatgctctgataccacctctgtaacacccctgAACCGTTTTAGACATCGGTCAGTCAGTCGGGCAACAATCAAACACGAACATGCCCGAACGACCTTCCTCTGCCAAGTCCAGAAGTGTTATGACGGCTTGAGAATATACTTTCcaagtcacaaaacataattatgtaacccagaatatccattcaaaactcgtttcctctaatcttcggcctgaggctttgcaacccgtaccgaatcatagagttgtgttaggttggactaacctaatatcagattcaacacGTCATGAATATAAACAgactttatttcatatatatgaaataggaagttcacaagcccaaaatattatacatagggtCCATGGACGCAGCcaaaagtaaaatatacattcatatatcttgaaaacgagtCTTTAGCAAAAGATGTCCAATCCACACCAGCTCCTACAGTTCCGTGAGGGCTATGGTCCtttctactggtcacctgcaaaaggatgtgaggagtaagtgaactagtttcactcAGCGAGCCAGGGTTTCTTATCTAGCATATACAACTACCCGTCGTTCTAAACCCCACCCCAAACACAAGCAAGACGGGTAGTTCAACAATCAATATTCAAGATCATAAAGCATGACCGATTTAAGCAATAAACCATTAAaccataataaatcaaacactCTTTATAAGTGTCATATCaatcaaccatatatatatactcctaggacccaacagaatcattcttcctccacataagagacaccggcaatcccttcactattacacGACACAGGCGTAGGCGCTCGGGAATCGCCCGGTCACGGTCCTCAATCAGAATCGACGTGCCCCGGTCCTCTATCGGACTCACCGGGGGCTGTCACATCCACGTGTGACACTCGGCCAtggtgatcaagccaagttaaaccaggcccaccactttccggaccacgaccggcttagtggaaccatttgaggaagcaatgacctgcaaactactaatagaaccaccacgaggttctcacacaacagtaccaacacgaggtacacactataacaacatataataatcacacaatcacaTTCCAggtgcttagactagtcttgctatCCACTTAGCCCAGACATCGTCTCAAGCCTCGGATCCACAAACTGACACCTAGACTGGTCCGGCAATCCTAGCTCGGAAGCCGTCTCTGATCTCAGGAACCTGCATTTAAAATTCgttaacaaacaattaaccGTGACACACAATGATTAAGCGATGTGGCTCGACTCTTTGATTCCGGATGTTGACCAAACCCTTTTATCCTCTCCAAATCTTCGTCTTGGTACCGTGATGTTAAATCCCAAAACCCAACCTCAATGTCTTGAATGAACTGGTCTGGACAGATCAGAACTCAGAAAGAACCTTCTTTCACTTCTGGACGTCTTTCGGAACTTCCCGGCAGTTTATCAGTTTTCGGAAATGTCTATACTTCTAAAGCACctcacttctttctctctctctctctctctctctaagccaCGTTTGGGAGTGTCCTTGGTGTGTCTGAATGAGTAAAAGTGAACCAGGGTAGCTgggtatatatagaagttgccgGCCAATAAGAATGAGCCACCCGATCGCCTGTGTATCGTCTTGCATGCTTCTGGTCGCATGCATAGCGACACATGGGCGTCCACATGCCCTGTTGCATGCTCTCTAGCCATGCCAGAAGACACCTCCACGTCCACTTGCCCTTCAGCATGTCTGGTGTTCATGCATCGCGACACACGGGCATCTGCATGTCGTTTCGCATGCGCAGATTGCAGGTactgcgacacctcgtgcttctgtgTGTCGAGCTGCATGGAACTGCTTCATGCACGTCTAAACCTCATTTttgtgttgacactc
This Brassica napus cultivar Da-Ae chromosome C6, Da-Ae, whole genome shotgun sequence DNA region includes the following protein-coding sequences:
- the LOC106422539 gene encoding uncharacterized protein LOC106422539; amino-acid sequence: MEIQLPSDDIITVEFEYIKIEKHCFTYFSLFHEDENCPVKPRHSLPIKERKLGITQRIALQRIEADNRMIVGAKNSDEFVKKKTKDFRFPNYFSVPPVGLSGGLSLLWKKGVDLTILEALPNLIDTTITFKGVTSFVTFVYGAPAAENRAAFWAKLNEVGAGRDTSWLITGDFNDILDNSEKVGGPARWEGSFTSFRSFVSQHGLWNLTHSGNHLSWIGNRCRYLRFEGSDHRPLVTYFNASTPKRRGIFRIDRALTENDEIETLVDAAWNHDPLESVIGKLNACRRGIIRWAREHNLKHILIINQTQESLEKALSATILDPVLITSLSNTLRDAYKEEELFWVQRSRILWLKCGDRNFFHAISRQRRMINNLSVIEDYEGKEVYEEPQIVTVISDYVRDIFNSVGDGDFSDIQNILSPRVTDEMNMSFTALPSESEIYYAVMSINGGKAPGPDRFSSKFYQAYWHIIKADVVRDIRQFFSSGYLHPQQNVTHIRLIPKGIGPRRVSDYRPIALCNTHYKIIGKILSHRLKPLLPDLISVSQSAFVSGRAIGDNVLITHETLHYLRTLEARSIAQWPLKQT